Part of the Mytilus edulis chromosome 9, xbMytEdul2.2, whole genome shotgun sequence genome, GCAaaagacaatgcaacatacatagaaacaaactattagcttacaactgccatattcctgacttggaattagacattttaacaaaaatatttggttgaacctggtttggtATTACCCAAATATCGCGCCTTATGGTAATGTTAAATATACCACTAAAATTACATTACATGGcatgacatgacatgacatgacaGGAATTCACCATTGAAGTTGAAACAAGGTTAACCCTTTTGGTTGACTGACTCGATCTACAAAATATAAATCTTATACAGGTAGAAATGATgataaataaatttctttaacatttcatgagaaatcaaacacacatagaaaaatccaattgcaagTACTCGCTATCTCTTTATATCTGATTCTTTGTTGTCGGCAGATTCCGTAGGTCATCTCGATATAAATTACATGACATTAAATGCAGATACATATTATCTGGTACATgcattttaaattgtttattttaaacttttaacagTTTAAACATTTGAGTAAGTTTTAATCAAATACAGGAATTTGAGTCCAATCGGTGCacataaatttgacaaaaatgtcCATGCCATTCAAGCATATTAAATATCTTCAAACATCGTTGACTTTAATTGCTTATATCTATTTCATTTGAAcgttggtggatagttgtgtcattgaTAATCATGCCATAGCTCGGTACTTTATTATATAACAACAAAATTGAATTGAAATGTTATTTTAAAGACACACATTCTTTTAAAacgtttaattttttattatatgatttgACAGCATATATTATATTACCATTTACATTGTTTATGTGACAATATATGTTTCTTTTAAATTGCTAAGTCATGTGACTTTTTTTAGTTTTGTAGCCACCATATTGAACagtcattttaattaaataatttttacgGAACTGCGTCAACAAATGGAGTAAGTTCCTTATATTttggtgtggttttttttattcaagctaaAATATTACACATTTCACATAGAAGTAAATCTTGATAACTCTTATACAGAATAACTTGtctatttatgttaaaaaaaaacacatatttcaCTGTTAGTGATATTACAAATCATTCATTATTCTAGGGATTATACAAAATCTCTGATTTAACACATTTTCGATAACATATACACCCCTAGCAAcatattacattaaaaattacGAAGAAATGACCCTTCAAATATACATTATTTGTGTTGTAACGTaagtttttgaaaacaatatcaataattcactacattttttaacataatttactTTGGTCACTACCCCTGATCCAGAGAGTCTTAGTGACATAGGATTCTATATCATCATTGACAATTTTGGCTTTATAATACTTTGAATTCTAGGCTTGCGGACTTTGATTTGCTCAAGCTTTCAGGTCTAGTTGAAATTCAAGTCAGAATCAGTGTCTTACGTATCTCATACCAATAAATTGAATGTACTATTCATTTGATATTCATGGCAAATGATTAAGAGGAATACATACCAAACATCTTTCTTCAACTGTTTACTGTTATATAAAACATTGACATAACAGTGCCAGGTTTtactagccacaaaaccaggttcaacctttTTCCTTTACATTttctttaccaagtcaggaaaatggcagttgttatcctaTAGTATGTTTcggtgtgtgttgcattgtcgtttgttttttgtacacttcagtgtttctgttgttttcctcttattgttatgtgtttcgatcgattttagtttgtagcccgaatttgtttttatctcaatcgatttttgacatttgaacagcggtatactactgttgcctttatttattgaccATTTCTAAAATCATATCATTCCTATTAGGTTtcttgaataaagaataattataatacaCCTACTCACCTTTTTACTCTTATAATTCTTTGTTCAATCGcatatttcttttcaaatattgaaattttgtaaacCCATCAAATTGCAGAAACCCTATATAGCAAGAAgatcgattgattgatttttgttttacttatcgtccagtggcaaatatttcatatactgAATAGGAATAAAAAGTTGTCTTTCAACAGACCACATACGAACCTCTCAAAAAGTTTTTGCTAGGGTTCTTAATTTGCCAAAAACCTTGCACTCTTAAGACTTTCTACATCAAGCATCGGATTTAACATCCCCATTCTGATTAGACGTGTCTGTGAACTTACACATCACGCACAGCAGACAGACGTCCCACTCTTTCAAGGATTTTGATGTTGGTCGGAAGAAGACAGAGTCACCATACTTCTATTCCAAAGTGACCATTGACAACAAAAGCTCGATATACACTTTATAATGTAATGGATGCTCCTGCTGTGAGCTGGTTACTATCGACACAGAATTTATTATTTACACAGGTGTAGGGAAGATACATTTTGCTCCGGCATATCAATCTAATATATAAATCATTCTTCTTTATTCAATATATAAATCATTCTACTTTATTcgtattatttcaaaatgaattgaaatattcCCAATCTTTCTATTGGAACGGATGAAGGTTGTAACAAAAGGTGTATATGTAATTTTACTTAGCGGTCCAAGTgaaagtaaataaaggcaacagtagtatcccgctgttcgaaattcctaaatcgattgagaaaacacAATTCCGGGCTAcgaacttaaactgagggaaacacatcaaatataaaagtaaaacaacaacacaacagaaacacttttaaaatgcaacacacacagaaacgaactataatataacaatggccattttcctgacttagtacaagaCACTTAAaacaaatggtggattgaacccggTTCTGTGACTAGCCACCCCTCCCGCTCTTAAACGTAACTGCAATAAGAATACATTTACTGTATTAAGTATAGATAACAAGTAAAGAAGAAAATATAAACCAATACATCAATTTCATCCATTTCATACCCGAAATATGTTTCATTCATAAACCCATGATTTTCTGTTTATACAAATAGATTTGAAATGACAGAAGAATGCAGCAATAAACCGGGCCCGGTATCAAATTCTATGCGGCATGGTAAAGTCGAATCACCGGACGGCCAATGGGGTTGGATGGTTGTATTTTCGGCTTTTATTATCAACGTGATTACTGACAGTTGGTCTTCTACGTTTTGGGTATTGTATGCAACTCTATTGGATTATTTTGAAGAATCGAGTTTAACTCCATGGATCAGATATACAATGTTTGCCGTTCCTTTCTTATGTGGACCAATTGCAAGCGTTGTAACAAACCGAGTTGGTTTTAGAAAAGCGACTATAATTGGTGGACTCATTACTGCATTAGGCTTCATATCAAGTACGTTTGTCCAATCCGTAGATGCTATGGCGGTGACATATGGTTTTATAGCCGGTCTGGGTATTTCGATGACTTATTTGAACTCGATTGTTGTGGTTGCGATGTATTTTGAAAAGAAAAGGACCCTAGCTACAGGAATTTCACGTTGTGGCGCCGGCATTGGAAAGATAATTTTGATTCCTTTATATAAATATCTCATTATTTCATATAATTGGCGTGGTGCTGTCCTGATTATAGGTGCGATTTCTATGAATATTGTAGTATGTGGTGCCGTCTTCAAACCTCTTGAAGTTACAGACGAATATTTAGAAGTTCAAGATTCAGACTGtgatgataaaatatttactgAACAAGATCAAGGGGATCTTGCTAATGAGTTAACTCCTATTCAAAGGGATTTCTTAGTTTCAAAATCTCTTAAATCGAAAGACAATCCAGTTAGCTGTCATGATATGCGTGAAACTACACAGACCCCATGCAAACGAATAAACAAACCCTTGATTGACATTTCAATTTTCACAAATGCACGGTTTGTTTTGTTTGCACTCTCCAGCATAAGTCTGTACTTTTGGTATTACGTACCTTACGTATTTAATGTAATCCGGGCTAGAATTCTTGACTTTACATATAAGGAAAGAGTGTTTATGCTTACCGTAATCGGAATCTCGCATACCTTGGGAAAATTGCCTTATGGTTTCCTTGGTGATAGAAAGCAGATAAATCGACGATATCTATATAGCGGAAGTTTGTTATTGACAGGTGCAGTTTTAGCTGTAGTTCCGTTATTTACCACTTTTCTTCCATGCACAATACTTGCTGGACTGTTTGGACTCTTTTCAGCTTCTGCCGAAGTACTCACTTCCGTAATAATTGCAGATATTCTTGGAATAGATAAACTTACTGATGCCTATGGAGTTGTGATGTTTCTTCAAGGTGTGTCTTTTTTAGTCGGGCCACCAGTAGTGGGTAAGCTTTAGAAATTTTGCTATAGgagtaatttattttatttcactattGTCTATATAACGCCGGTCATGTTATGTCTTACCGTGCTTATATATAACATTGCTAAGAAAAACcgcacttatttttttttttgtccaaacCGTCCCATTCTACAGTGTCTATTAAAatatctcatattttatttataactaagtAAAACATTTACCCAAACTAtgaaaagtctaaaaaaaaaaggtattagATAAAACTGGAAATCAACATCAAGTTTAGAAAACCGGCATTActtaatttcatgattttagtgtaattattttttaatttgatattacaTTGTACTATCCTTTTTTTCTTCTTAgttgattttttatattcaacctatttattatgatttaaagACATATTGTGCATTAGAACTTACCTTAAGAAATAAATTGCAAACACTTGATAGTATGATTAAACCTTTTCATGATATGTAAACATGGAAACTTAGGAACTTAGTGCATGGACGAATGCAACTAACGTTAATTTAGTCCATGCTTGCATTGACTAAGTGTgctaaataattgaataatttccAATGGCTATGTAAAGTTAGTTTACTCATACATGCATGGACTAAGTCTGTTGTGTTTGTCCATGCAAGCATGGACTAAGTTAACGTTAGCTGCCTTCGTCCCTGCATGCATTGACTAAGTCTGTTGTGTTAGTCCAGGCAAGCATGGACTACGTTAACGTTAGTTGACTTCGTCCATGCATGCATTGACTAAGTATGTTGTGTTAGTCCAGGCAAGCATGGACGAAGTTAACGTTCGTCgccttcgtccatgcatgcatTGACTAAGTCTGCTGTGTTAGTCAATGCAAGCATGGACTAAATTaactgaagttgaaatcatcccttcgtaaattttacggacgacatcacgagttggttgaccgttttggaataaccgtatcacaaatgatatcggatatgttccttacgtcgtaactacaatccccttccctttcctgaatgtgacctaccgaattagactatttaccggatttgttatcacataagcaacacgacaggtgtcgtatgtggagcaggatctgcttacccttccggagcacctgagatcacccctagttttgtggtggggttcgtgttgtttattctttagttttctatgttgtgtcgtgtgtgctgttgtttgtttgtctttttcatttttagccatggcgttgtcagtttgttttagatttatgagtttgactgtccctttggtatctttcgtccctcttttagttgcttcgtccatgcatgcatggagtaAGCTTAGTTCCCAAGTTTTCATGTTTACATAACATTAGGCGGTAAGAAGGAAAGGAGGTTTTCTAAACTTGATGttgatttccagttttatttttaaaataccttGTTTAAAGTAAACAATTTACATAGCATAGGATCGATGATATGtgtttcgtttcgtgtgtattttaatTCAGACTCCATCTAAtcaactatcgagttgacctcagatgaccatataagcgatgtaaacatatacagatataaatagattaagccaactcatgcaattggatttttataggtctgtttaattATAGATTAAAATTAGGGATGTCAACTCGGTGAATATTTAATAATCGATTACTCGTTGGATTTACCGAGCGATACTCTAGTACTCGctcggtaaaacatttacaaattggagacaaaaaaattatacctgttaatgtacatgtattatgggTCGTTGTCTTATAATTGTAACACCCTCAACATCATCACCTTGGACGAGATAATTGTCTAAGGAATTTTCTACCATAAGTAATAGCTAATTTACGACTTGTACTAATTATGTTAACTGGTAATAATCTAATCAAGTAATTGATTAATAtctaaagataaaatattactcAAACAACAGTTTTTGGGATTCgtagaaaaacacatttcatgaTCAACAAAGGGGAGATGATTAAAACTTACAAATACCAGAAAATGACATTAGTCTTTGTTTGATAGTCGAAACAGGGTGCAATGAATTTGTTCTTATTTAGAAATATTATcttgtcaatttttttcttgGATGTAGCGATTTACCAAATTTGTTTAGTACACAAAATGTAACAAACAGTTCTGCTGATGAAATATATGTTCTGCATGCAGAGATGGGAGCGTGAATAATATTAGCTAAAACGTATATTCTACATGTACATCTGGTTGGGAAAATTTAAAATGACAGTTAAACGCAAACATTCGAAacgtattttattttttgtttattttgataaaagtaaGATAAATTCCCGGGCAGGGGAATATCAAAATCTTTGTTTTCCAGTAATTTTAAGAAATCAACAACATACTAACAAGTAACCAATAAGTCGAGTATCATTTGGGTAATCGATACTCGGTACTACCGAGCGATACTcttgtactcgagtactcgttgacatccctaattgaaatatatgtttctcatcgtttttacctgaataaaaatgtttttgtggATCTAATAAgtcatcaaatgatttacctttgtgtCACTTTCAATgctgacattctttttctttaaacaaccaatacacgtacaatgcatgtgTTGTTCATCTCTAGTtaaggggttaaattaaagttcacatgaatacggatttaaagaggtacgattaatcacttgcaagtgaataattcattatcaatgttatttagcttatttgacaaatttgaaccattttggctgctaaaagcgaattattatttcactatttcactaaaattattgtttgaacaaaaacaaatcatactttagatttttttttatatatctcgtagctagtgcccctttaatagtaATTTTTGAAGTCATAATGTGTTttgcatatatacatttatatattatatttgttacttCAGGATGGTTATATGACACGACTGGTAGTTATGACACGACTGGAAGCTATGACAAAACGTTTTATTCCGCAGGCATCTGTATCGTTATTTCTGGTATTATTGTGTTCCTCACATCTTTcataaaacagaagaaaaaacCACGCCAAACTGATTAAAATATATACGGAATACTGAAAATAAGCATGCAATCAGTAACCATCGAGCCAAAATAATTAAACACTTCGATAGTATTATATCAGCAAATTAAGCTGCAGCATATTTTCATGCTCAAATCCTTATTAATGTATAAGGGCAGAGAGAGCGCTTATGTGTATTTGGTATTTCTATTTGTTATTTATTGAAGTATTTCTTTAATCTTATAAACATTATGTT contains:
- the LOC139488712 gene encoding monocarboxylate transporter 12-like; this translates as MTEECSNKPGPVSNSMRHGKVESPDGQWGWMVVFSAFIINVITDSWSSTFWVLYATLLDYFEESSLTPWIRYTMFAVPFLCGPIASVVTNRVGFRKATIIGGLITALGFISSTFVQSVDAMAVTYGFIAGLGISMTYLNSIVVVAMYFEKKRTLATGISRCGAGIGKIILIPLYKYLIISYNWRGAVLIIGAISMNIVVCGAVFKPLEVTDEYLEVQDSDCDDKIFTEQDQGDLANELTPIQRDFLVSKSLKSKDNPVSCHDMRETTQTPCKRINKPLIDISIFTNARFVLFALSSISLYFWYYVPYVFNVIRARILDFTYKERVFMLTVIGISHTLGKLPYGFLGDRKQINRRYLYSGSLLLTGAVLAVVPLFTTFLPCTILAGLFGLFSASAEVLTSVIIADILGIDKLTDAYGVVMFLQGVSFLVGPPVVGWLYDTTGSYDTTGSYDKTFYSAGICIVISGIIVFLTSFIKQKKKPRQTD